The Flammeovirga pectinis genomic interval CTAAAAAAGGTTTTGATATTCATAATAATGTTACAATCAACAACGTATTAGACAACGGTTTAACAGTTTCTGCTTACACTGCAGAAGAGGTTGATACAGAAGTTGCTTACGTAGATGACTGTGAATCTTGTGAGTAATAAGATATATAGTTAGACTAAGCTCAACATAACCCAAAAATGAGCTTATACTAAAACTCGCACACACCAAATCAGTGAGTGGCCCTAGGTTAAAAATCTAGGGCTTTTTTATTTTCAAAATCTATGTTTTAAACTAGACAAAATAAAAAAGGCCTCCATTACTGGAAGCCTTTCAATATTCTATAAGGTTTTAATAAAGTATTATGACTTCATGGCACCAGTCAACTGAATAGTTTGTCTAGTAATATATGTAGACATATCAGAAGCTAAGAATACACAAAGATCTGCTACTTCCTCTGGCTTACCACCTCTCTTCATAGGGATGTCTGCCAACCATACGTCTTTTACTTTTTGATCTAAAGTAGCTGTCATTTCAGTTTCAATGAAACCAGGAGCAACAGCATTACAACGAATGTTACGAGGAGCTAATTCTTTAGCTACAGATTGTGTAAAACCAATAATACCTGCTTTAGAGGCTGCATAGTTTGCTTGTCCAGCATTACCATATATACCAACAACAGAACTCATATTAATGATAGAACCGTTACGTTGCTTTAAGAAAGTCTTAGTAGCAGCTTTAGTCATATTGAACACAGAGTTCAAGTTTACTCTAATTACTTCATTAAACTGATCTTCAGTCATACGCATTAAAAGAGTATCTCTAGTAATACCTGCATTATTAATTAACGCATCTAATGCACCGAAATCTGTTGTGAAATCTTGAACTAATTTTTCAGCAGCTTCCATTTTAGAAGCATCAGAACGGTAACCTTTTGCTTTAATACCAAACGCTTCAAGTTCAGCAACTAGTGCTTCTCCTTTTTCAACGCTTGAAAGGTATGTAAAACCTATATTTGCGCCATGTTCCGCGCAACGAATTGCGATTGAACGTCCAATACCTTTAGACGCACCTGTAATCAAAACGTTTTTGCCTTCTAGCAGTTTCATGGTGTGTGTTTCTAATTTGTTAGAATAAATTCAGCCTGCAAGTTACAAAAAAGTAGTAATGAACAAGTTTAATTGTGATTTTACCAATCAAAAAGTTTAATTTTTTTGCAGATTTATTAACGTTGACAATTAGAATGCAACTTTTATCGGTTGAAAACGCTTTGAATTGTATATTTGATTAAATATTAAAACGATCAATTCAATGGAGAAATTATTAGAAAGATTTTTACGTTATGTGAAAATCGACACAGAATCTGTTCCGGGCTTAAAGCAAATACCTAGTACTCAAAAACAATTTGATTTATCAAAATTACTAGTTGAAGAATTAAAGGAAATAGGTTTAGAAGACATCACTTTAGATGATAACTGCTACATAATGGCAACTTTACCTTCTAATATAGATAAAGTAGTGCCAACGATTGGTTTTGTGGCTCATGTAGACACAACTCCAGATTTTACAGGAGCAAACGTAAAACCTATTGTTTGGGAAAATTACGATGGAAAAGATCTTGTTTTAAATAAGGAAGAAGGTATTGTTTTAAAAACGGATAACTTTCCAGAAATTAAAGCTTATAAAGGGCAAACTGTTGTTACTACAGATGGTACAACGCTTTTAGGAGCTGATGATAAAGCAGGTGTAGCAGAAATTATGACTGCTATGGATTACCTTGTTCAGCATCCAGAAATTAAGCACGGTAAAATTAAAATTTGTTTTACACCAGACGAAGAGGTTGGTGCAGGTGCAGACCTTTTTGATGTAGAAAAGTTTGATGCAGAATGGGCTTACACTATGGATGGTGGTCCGATGGGTGAATTTGAATACGAAAACTTTAATGCTGCAGGTGCTGAAATAACTTTTAAAGGTCAAAATGTACATCCTGGTACAGCATTGGGTAAAATGGTTAACTCCATGAATATTGCGGCAAAATTTGCAACAAAATTACCTGATAATGAAACTCCTGAAACTACTTCTGGTTACGAAGGCTTTTTTCATCTTCTAGGAATGAGCGGTTCTGTTGAAGAAACAAAGTTAGAATACATTATAAGAGATCACGACCGTAAGTTATTTGAGGCACGTAAAGATCATTTAGAATCTTTAGTCAAAGACTTTAAAAGAGAGTATGATAAGGCAACAATTGAATTATCTATTACTGATCAGTACTACAATATGAAAGAAAAGGTAACACCTAATATGCATATTGTTACTCTAGCTTTAGAAGCCATGAAAGCATTAGAAATTACACCAGATGTAAAAGCTATTCGTGGAGGTACAGATGGTGCTCGTTTGTCTTATATGGGTTTACCTTGCCCAAATATCTTTGCAGGTGGACATAACATGCACTCTCGTTTTGAGTATGTTCCTGTTCCAACAATGGTAGAAGCAACAAAAATGATAGTGAAAATTGCAGAACTAAATGCAAAATAGAAAGGCAATTTCTTAAGAGACATGACCTTTAAGTTTAAAGTAGTCATCCATAATTATTTTATTAGTTATGGGTGACTACTTATTTTTTTAATAATTTTTTCCAATCAATTTTAGGGCAAAATGGAAGCAGACGATCTAATTCATAGATAGATTCAATTTCATTGTCAAAAAGATCACTCGTCTTGTATTTTACTTGAATATACGAGCCATCATAATTATAAAGTTCGTGCTTTTTACCAAGTCGATACATTGTACTTAAAAAGTCAGAAAAATATTGAACAATTTCTGCTTTTTCTATGATACTCAATTTATTAAAAGTAATGTGTTGTAGTTGAATCATGGTGATGAGAAATTTATGTTTTTTGTTCGTCGTTCATTAAATTTAACTGATATTGATGATAACATTGAATAAATCGAGTTATTTTTTTTAGGAATGAAGAGATTAATTTTATTGAGAGGGCTTCCTGGAGCAGGGAAATCTACATTAGCAGCGTCTTTAGGAGGCTCTATAGAAGCAGATGATTTTATGGTTGATAAAAATGGAAATTACTTTTTTGACCCTAAAAAACTACCTTTTGCACACAAACAATGTGAGGAAATGACAGCTTATTGTATGGGTAGAGAACAGGAGTTGATTATTGTATCAAATACTTTTACTACTGAAAAAGAGATGAGA includes:
- the fabG gene encoding 3-oxoacyl-[acyl-carrier-protein] reductase; translated protein: MKLLEGKNVLITGASKGIGRSIAIRCAEHGANIGFTYLSSVEKGEALVAELEAFGIKAKGYRSDASKMEAAEKLVQDFTTDFGALDALINNAGITRDTLLMRMTEDQFNEVIRVNLNSVFNMTKAATKTFLKQRNGSIINMSSVVGIYGNAGQANYAASKAGIIGFTQSVAKELAPRNIRCNAVAPGFIETEMTATLDQKVKDVWLADIPMKRGGKPEEVADLCVFLASDMSTYITRQTIQLTGAMKS
- the pepT gene encoding peptidase T — protein: MEKLLERFLRYVKIDTESVPGLKQIPSTQKQFDLSKLLVEELKEIGLEDITLDDNCYIMATLPSNIDKVVPTIGFVAHVDTTPDFTGANVKPIVWENYDGKDLVLNKEEGIVLKTDNFPEIKAYKGQTVVTTDGTTLLGADDKAGVAEIMTAMDYLVQHPEIKHGKIKICFTPDEEVGAGADLFDVEKFDAEWAYTMDGGPMGEFEYENFNAAGAEITFKGQNVHPGTALGKMVNSMNIAAKFATKLPDNETPETTSGYEGFFHLLGMSGSVEETKLEYIIRDHDRKLFEARKDHLESLVKDFKREYDKATIELSITDQYYNMKEKVTPNMHIVTLALEAMKALEITPDVKAIRGGTDGARLSYMGLPCPNIFAGGHNMHSRFEYVPVPTMVEATKMIVKIAELNAK
- a CDS encoding AAA family ATPase, translated to MKRLILLRGLPGAGKSTLAASLGGSIEADDFMVDKNGNYFFDPKKLPFAHKQCEEMTAYCMGREQELIIVSNTFTTEKEMRGYFLLAEKHNYEVSTVIVENRHNSSSIHDVPNFRIQKMKDRFDIKL